In the Kwoniella mangroviensis CBS 8507 chromosome 3, whole genome shotgun sequence genome, one interval contains:
- a CDS encoding threonine synthase gives MSQAEMRYFSTRGGSETLSFEEAVLTGLAPNGGLYIPTHIPSLPSDWQTSWSNLSFPDLSFEILSLFIPRSVIPAEDLKSIINTSYSTFRSEKTTPLRQTGEKEWVLELWHGPTWAFKDVALQFLGELFRYFLERRNGVLEKEGKEEREELTVVGATSGDTGSAAIYGLRSKPSITIFILYPDGRISPIQEAQMATVPDENVHCVAVENSDFDTCQSIVKTLFSDKEFNSTHRLGAINSINWARILAQIVYYFSAYFQLPQKARQSGDIQFTVPTGNFGDILAGWFAKKLGLPMNHLVVATNENDILERFFRTGRYEAEEDTAGQAPETAAVNGSSDGQQATSAGGSSVKSTHSPAMDILLSSNFERLLYYLALETLETPSKDEVEDRSRAQEKLNGWMNELKKNGKVDLGEKIKEAAGKDFWSERVSDDQTLEEIRKYYKRQDHGPYVVDPHTAVGLAATERSQKKSPNSYWITLSTAHPAKFSSAVELALNSQQFPEFNFRETVLPDELKKLETLEKRVHKVSGEQGVRELIERVKKGEKVVPGEGKGSI, from the exons ATGTCACAAGCCGAGATGAGATACTTCTCCACtagaggtggaagtgagACTTTGTCCtttgaagag GCCGTTTTGACTGGATTGGCACCCAatggagg TCTCTATATCCCCACGCACATTCCTTCATTACCATCAGACTGGCAAACATCATGGTCCAACCTCTCCTTCCCGGATTTATCATTCGAGATTCTATCATTGTTCATCCCTCGTTCCGTCATACCCGCTGAAGAcctcaaatcaatcatcaacacTTCATACTCTACTTTCCGATCAGAAAAGACCACCCCCCTCAGACAGAcaggagagaaggaatgggTATTGGAACTTTGGCATGGACCCACTTGGGCATTCAAGGATGTCGCTCTGCAGTTCCTCGGTGAACTTTTCAGGTATTTCTTAGAAAGACGGAATGGTGttttggagaaagagggtaaagaggaaagagaggaattGACTGTTGTTGGTGCTACGAGTGGAGATACTGGATC CGCCGCAATCTACGGTCTTCGATCCAaaccatccatcaccatcttcatcctctatcCTGACGGACGAATCTCCCCTATTCAAGAAGCTCAGATGGCTACCGTCCCAGACGAGAACGTACATTGCGTTGCGGTCGAAAACTCAGATTTCGATACTTGTCAATCTATCGTCAAAACTCTCTTCTCCGACAAAGAGTTCAATTCCACCCATCGTCTTGGAGCTATCAACTCTATCAACTGGGCTAGAATCTTGGCTCAGATCGTATATTACTTTTCGGCTTATTTCCAATTACCTCAAAAAGCTAGACAATCAGGTGATATTCAATTTACAGTACCTACAGGAAACTTTGGTGATATATTAGCTGGGTGGTTCGCTAAAAAACTTGGTTTACCAATGAACCATCTTGTGGTAGCTACCAACGAAAATGATATTTTAGAAAGATTCTTCAGAACTGGTAGAtacgaagctgaagaggataCTGCTGGACAAGCACCTGAGACTGCTGCAGTGAATGGATCATCAGATGGTCAACAAGCTACTTCAGCAGGAGGAAGTTCAGTCAAATCTACTCATTCTCCTGCGATGGATATTCTCCTTTCGAGTAATTTCGAGAGATTACTTTATTATCTCGCTTTGGAGACGTTGGAAACCCCTTCAAAGGATGAAGTAGAGGATAGATCAAGAGCTCAGGAGaaattgaatggatggatgaacgagttgaagaagaatggcAAAGTTGATTTGggcgagaagatcaaagaggctGCTGGGAAGGATTTCTGGTCAGAGCGAGTATCTGATGATCAG ACCCTTGAGGAAATTCGAAAATACTACAAACGTCAGGATCACGGTCCATACGTCGTTGATCCCCATACTGCCGTTGGCCTGGCGGCTACCGAAAGATCCCAAAAGAAGTC ACCCAACTCATACTGGATTACTTTATCTACCGCCCACCCTGCTAAATTCTCTTCTGCTGTCGAACTCGCTTTGAACTCCCAACAATTCCCCGAATTCAACTTTAGAGAGACAGTCTTACctgatgaattgaagaagttggaaacTCTCGAGAAGAGGGTACACAAAGTCAGTGGTGAGCAGGGTGTGAGggagttgatcgaaagggtgaagaagggtgagAAGGTCGTACCTGGAGAGGGCAAGGGCTCCATCTAG